A stretch of Saccharothrix texasensis DNA encodes these proteins:
- the pgl gene encoding 6-phosphogluconolactonase gives MSRPELVVHRDGDLLAAATAARLVTALVDAQAARGSASLVLTGGRTGIAVLEHLRAIPARDAVDWTRVDLYWGDERFLPAGHPERNETQAREALLDHVPVPASRVHVMEPSDGRFGDDPEAAAEAYAAVLAAAEGDGAVPSFDVCLLGVGEEGHVASIFPESPAVAERERPVVAVRDCPKPPPTRVSLTLPAIRAAREVWLMTTGAAKAAAVASGVAGEDESRLPAAGARGLHRTLWLLDSAAAAKVPDAHTPPSA, from the coding sequence GTGAGCCGGCCCGAGCTGGTGGTGCACCGCGACGGCGACCTGCTGGCCGCCGCCACGGCCGCCCGCCTGGTCACCGCGCTGGTGGACGCGCAGGCCGCGCGCGGGTCGGCGTCGCTGGTGCTGACCGGCGGGCGGACCGGCATCGCGGTGCTGGAGCACCTGCGCGCCATCCCCGCCCGCGACGCGGTGGACTGGACCCGGGTCGACCTGTACTGGGGCGACGAGCGGTTCCTGCCCGCCGGGCACCCCGAGCGCAACGAGACGCAGGCGCGGGAGGCGTTGCTGGACCACGTGCCGGTGCCGGCGTCGCGGGTGCACGTCATGGAGCCGTCGGACGGGCGGTTCGGCGACGACCCGGAGGCCGCCGCCGAGGCGTACGCCGCCGTGCTCGCCGCCGCCGAGGGCGACGGCGCCGTGCCGTCGTTCGACGTGTGCCTGCTCGGCGTGGGCGAGGAGGGGCACGTGGCCTCGATCTTCCCGGAGTCGCCTGCGGTGGCGGAGCGGGAGCGCCCGGTCGTCGCGGTGCGCGACTGCCCCAAGCCGCCGCCGACCCGGGTGAGCCTCACCCTGCCCGCCATCCGCGCGGCGCGGGAGGTGTGGCTGATGACGACCGGTGCGGCGAAGGCCGCCGCCGTGGCCTCGGGCGTGGCCGGCGAGGACGAGTCGCGGCTGCCCGCCGCCGGCGCGCGCGGCCTCCACCGGACGCTGTGGCTGCTCGACTCGGCCGCCGCCGCGAAGGTGCCGGACGCCCACACCCCGCCGTCGGCCTGA